The nucleotide sequence GCACGACGTGGCGACCGTCGGACACGGCGTTGAGACCGAGCACCGCGGCGTCCTCGGCGCTCGCGAGGATCGCGTCCGGGAAGAGCCGCCGCAGCACCGAGAGGCTGCCCGCGCTGAAGGCACCGGGGTAGTAGGCGACGGTGGTGTCGTCGAGCACCGCGAGGGCCGTGTCGAGGTGGTAGTAGCGCGGGTCGACCAGCTGAAGCGACACGACCGGCACCCCGAAGTGCTCCTGCACCTCGGCGTGCGCACCCGGGTGGGTGCGAAAGCCCGTGCCGGCGAGGACGAGCTCGCCGACGACGAGGAAGTCGCCCTCGCCCTCGTTGACGTGGACCGGCTCGACGGCCGCGTCGAGCCCGGCGGCAGCGAGCCAGGAGAGGTACGCCGGACCCTCGGCCGCGCGCTCGGGGAAGGTGAAGCGGGCGCCCAGGGCCCGACCCTCGACGACGAGGCCGCCGTTGGCCGCGAAGACCATGTCCGGCAGCCCAGGCACCGGCGCGATCGTCTCGACGTCGTGGCCGATCCCGAGGTAGGTGCGGCGCAGCGCGTCCCACTGCGACAGCGCGAGCGCCCGGTCGACGGTGGCCGTCGGGTCCATCCACGGGTTGATCGCGTAGCTGACCTCGAAGTGCTCGGGGGCGCACATCAGGTAGCGGCGCGGGCGCGCAATGCGGGTGGTGTCGGCGGCGGGGCGGGTGTCCAGCAGGGTCATGTGATGACCGTAGGAGAGGCAGTCTACGCAAGCAATCGCTGTCCGTTGCGCATCAGATGTGGTTCTGTTGCGTCTCTCAGCCACATTCGACGATCTGTTGCGGAGGCAGCGTGGACGCGCTCGACGCCCAGGTGATCAGCTGCCTGCTCCGGGACGGCCGGGCGACCTTCGCCGAGATCGGCGCGGAGGTCGGCCTGTCCGCGCCCGCCGTCAAGCGCCGGGTCGACAAGCTGCTCGCGTCCGGCGCGCTGCGCGGCTTCACCGCCGTCGTCGACCCCGCGGCCCTGGGCTGGTCGACCGAGGCCTACGTCCACGTCTACTGCAAGGGCACCGTCGCACCGCCCGACCTGCGCCGGGCACTCGAGAAGGTCCCCGAGGTCGTCGGGGCCTGCACGGTCTCCGGCAAGGCCGACGCCCTGGTCCACATGCTGGCCGCTGACATGCAGCAGCTCGAGCGAGCGATCGAACGGGTCCGCGCCGAACCCAACGTCGACCACACCGAGAGCACCATCGTGCTCTCTCGGCTCATCGACCGGCCGCGCAGCTGATGCTCCCCGCGACCAGCGGTGCCACGGCACCTGCCACGACGTAGGACGCGAGACCCCC is from Mycobacteriales bacterium and encodes:
- a CDS encoding N-dimethylarginine dimethylaminohydrolase produces the protein MTLLDTRPAADTTRIARPRRYLMCAPEHFEVSYAINPWMDPTATVDRALALSQWDALRRTYLGIGHDVETIAPVPGLPDMVFAANGGLVVEGRALGARFTFPERAAEGPAYLSWLAAAGLDAAVEPVHVNEGEGDFLVVGELVLAGTGFRTHPGAHAEVQEHFGVPVVSLQLVDPRYYHLDTALAVLDDTTVAYYPGAFSAGSLSVLRRLFPDAILASAEDAAVLGLNAVSDGRHVVLPTVATRLAAQLADRGFVPVGVDLSELLKAGGGAKCCTLELRG
- a CDS encoding Lrp/AsnC family transcriptional regulator; the protein is MWFCCVSQPHSTICCGGSVDALDAQVISCLLRDGRATFAEIGAEVGLSAPAVKRRVDKLLASGALRGFTAVVDPAALGWSTEAYVHVYCKGTVAPPDLRRALEKVPEVVGACTVSGKADALVHMLAADMQQLERAIERVRAEPNVDHTESTIVLSRLIDRPRS